A genomic segment from Melanotaenia boesemani isolate fMelBoe1 chromosome 9, fMelBoe1.pri, whole genome shotgun sequence encodes:
- the mlnr gene encoding motilin receptor: MPWARPQVDLHAGGAEAMDQYNKDDHDFEGSLFPTFTLIPVTVICILIFVIGVTGNTMTILIIQHFKDMKTTTNLYLSSMAVSDLIIFLCLPFDLYRLWKYVPWVFGEAVCRFYHYIFEGCTSATILHITALSIERYLAISFPLRSKVVVTRRRVQYIIIALWGFALVSAAPTLFLVGVEYDNDTRPDYNTGQCKHTSYAISSGQLHIMLWVSTTYFFCPMLCLVFLYGSTGCKLWKSRNDLQGPCALARERSHRQTVKILVVVVLAFIICWLPYHIGRNLFAQVEDYKTAMLSQNFNMASMVLCYLSASINPVVYNLMSQKYRAAAKRLFLLHQGPRQTHRSQRQLCVIDHSSTLNESLTGV; the protein is encoded by the exons ATGCCCTGGGCCAGACCCCAGGTGGACCTTCATGCTGGTGGAGCAGAGGCCATGGACCAGTACAACAAAGACGACCACGATTTCGAGGGCTCCCTGTTCCCCACCTTCACCCTCATCCCTGTCACAGTCATCTGTATCCTCATCTTTGTCATTGGGGTGACAGGCAATACCATGACCATCCTCATCATCCAACATTTCAAGGACATGAAGACCACCACTAACCTCTACTTGTCCAGCATGGCGGTGTCTGacctcatcatcttcctctgctTGCCCTTTGACCTGTACCGGTTGTGGAAGTATGTGCCCTGGGTTTTTGGGGAGGCAGTGTGCCGCTTCTATCACTATATCTTCGAGGGCTGCACCTCGGCCACCATCCTTCACATCACTGCTCTGAGCATTGAGCGTTACCTAGCTATCAGCTTCCCCCTCAGGAGCAAGGTGGTGGTAACCAGACGCAGGGTCCAGTACATCATCATCGCCCTGTGGGGCTTTGCCTTGGTTTCTGCAGCTCCAACGCTCTTTCTGGTAGGGGTGGAGTATGACAATGACACGCGTCCTGACTACAACACAGGGCAATGCAAGCACACCAGCTATGCCATCAGCTCCGGTCAGCTGCACATCATGCTCTGGGTGTCTACCACCTATTTCTTTTGCCCAATGCTCTGCCTTGTCTTCCTTTATGGCTCCACTGGTTGCAAGTTGTGGAAAAGCAGAAATGACCTGCAGGGCCCCTGTGCATTGGCCAGAGAGAGGTCACACAGACAAACAGTCAAGATCCTGG tggtggtggtgttggccTTCATCATCTGCTGGCTGCCCTACCACATCGGCAGAAACCTCTTTGCCCAGGTGGAGGACTATAAAACGGCCATGCTGAGCCAGAACTTCAACATGGCCTCCATGGTGCTCTGCTACCTCAGCGCCTCCATCAACCCTGTTGTCTACAACCTCATGTCACAGAAGTATAGGGCCGCGGCCAAACGCCTCTTCCTGCTGCACCAGGGGCCCAGACAAACCCACCGCAGCCAGAGACAGCTCTGTGTGATTGATCACAGCTCCACCCTGAATGAAAGCCTGACTGGGGTCTGA